A single window of Anomaloglossus baeobatrachus isolate aAnoBae1 chromosome 5, aAnoBae1.hap1, whole genome shotgun sequence DNA harbors:
- the LOC142312371 gene encoding uncharacterized protein LOC142312371 yields MDRTGEVRTLEMSGVRFLTVSLHNQDYTVVKKTSSERCQAPVSEGWGRPLSPITGPPPHPPIHEDINDQMILELTYKMIELLTGEVPIRCQDVTVYFSMEEWEYLEGHKDLYKDVMMEGPQPLTSPGLSSKRTTPERGPRPLLPQDCKQEDPDVPQDHQGEDLTHINTTETYVRGDERSKQEIPTDNRPDDCASEEDLPFKNFDAADYGITPYIYEDHDIIPDIPPDLQYKKLSSIPYQQVLSSDSLQIKQNENIKRDAEHKIVYTREKSLSCSECRKCFTRKSSLTVHQRIHTGEKPFSCSECGRCFSHKGDLVKHKITHTGQRPFPCLACGKCFAKKSSLTVHQRIHTGEKPFSCYECEKHFTYKRDLDKHKRTHTGEKPFSYSKRGKSFSTKKSKLVSDHIIHTGEKPFSCSECGKCFNKKEYLIVHLRIHTGEKPFSCPECGKYFTSKQYLNAHQRTHTGENLFSCHECGKCFTSKSYLKAHLRIHTGEKLFSCPQCGKNFSRKPDLVRHEIIHTGEKPYSCSECGKGFTKNSYLAAHQRTHTGYNPFS; encoded by the exons atggacagaactggagaggtgaggactctggaaatgtctggagtgagatttcttactgtgtctctccataaccaggattacacagtagtgaagaagacctctagtgagcgctgtcaggcccctgtgtctgagggatggggaagacccctgagcccaatcacagggcctccacctcaccccccgatacatgaggacatcaatgaccagatgatcctagaactcacctacaagatgattgagctgctgactggagag gttcctataaggtgtcaggacgtcaccgtctatttctccatggaggagtgggagtatttagaaggacacaaagatctgtacaaggacgtcatgatggagggtccccagcccctcacatcaccag gtctatccagtaagaggacaacaccagagagaggtccccgtcctcttctcccacaggactgtaaacaagaagatcccgatgttcctcaggatcatcag ggggaagatctgacccatattaatactacagagacatatgtgaggggtgatgagcggagtaaacaggagattcctacagataaccgcccag ATGACTGTGCATCAGAGGAAGATCTGCCATTTAAAAATTTTGATGCAGCTGATTATGGTATCACGCCATATATATATGAAGATCATGACATAATTCCGGATATACCGCCAGACCTTCAGTACAAAAAACTATCATCTATTCCTTATCAACAGGTCCTGTCTTCTGATTCATTACAGATTAAGCAAAATGAAAATATCAAAAGGGATGCTGAACATAAAATAGTTTATACAAGGGAGAAATCAttgtcatgttcagaatgtaggaaatgttttaccCGGAAATCAAGTCTTactgtacatcagagaattcacacaggggagaagccattttcctgttcagaatgtggtagaTGTTTTAGTCACAAAGGAGATCTCGTTAAACATAAAATAACTCACACTGGACAGAGGCCATTTCCATGTTtagcatgtgggaaatgttttgccaaGAAATCAAGTCTTactgtacatcagagaattcacacaggtgagaagccattttcatgttatgAGTGTGAGAAACATTTTACTTACAAACGAGATCTTGATAAACATAAAAggactcacactggggagaaaccATTCTCGTATTCAAAACGTGGAAAATCATTTAGTACTAAAAAATCAAAACTAGTTAGTGATCACATaatccacacaggggagaagccattttcatgttcagaatgtggaaaatgttttaacaagAAAGAATATCTTATTgtacatctgagaattcacacaggggagaagccattttcatgtccagaatgtgggaaatattttaccagTAAACAATATCTTAacgcacatcaaagaactcacacaggggaaaatctATTTTCATGTcacgaatgtgggaaatgttttaccagtaaATCATATCTTAAAgcacatctgagaattcacacaggggagaagctattttcatgtccACAATGCGGGAAAAACTTTTCTAGGAAACCTGATCTTGTTAGACATGAGataattcacactggggagaagccatattcttgttcggaatgtgggaaaggttttaccaAGAATTCATATCTTgctgcacatcagagaactcatacagggtATAATCCATTTTCATGA
- the LOC142310451 gene encoding uncharacterized protein LOC142310451 — MEPTSYQPPPIPNTSQPDAEEMSSDLGLGTSQSTNVIAGQSTGQQSGPSPVIADSSPQQHAGTQPRISTNTMRTVAQFIRGRRHRRYEDLRSLPDIIDTRIIHMMNSLIPESDGERFCRSLSPSLALVHADRQDRLRASLITLISATQRDPEPIYCFEVIEQWRANPRGPHTNTTQQTVETQTEEHFSNFQLNPVVQQTHIQCPCSSMVTDVQIRPTVVPHQTGTLMTQRPSQQPTFVPQIPQQTPMQTFLNYPSIVSNVHRLPQMFQQPTSYHVPNNPQQYFQQQTYPTNFTYTHTQPLPTHQYVPPTLGLPSAQTTASLFVPSTTTVTSGNTDQSLTTTSTVVQQTYSVDVNVMEPTQENITSLEDLVES; from the coding sequence atggagccaacctcatatcaacctccaccaatccccaacaccagccagccagacgcagaagaaatgtcctctgatttgggtttgggaacaagtcaatccactaatgtaattgcaggccagtctacagggcaacaaagtggcccttcaccagttattgcagacagtagtccacagcaacatgcaggcacacagccaagaatatcaactaataccatgcgcacagtagcacaatttatccgtggtcgcagacataggcgttatgaagatttacgttccctgccagatatcattgataccagaattatacacatgatgaattcactgataccagagagtgatggagagagattttgccgctccctttctccctctcttgcattggttcatgctgataggcaggacagattgcgggcgtccttaataacactaatatctgctacccaacgtgacccagaacccatttattgttttgaagtgatagaacaatggagagccaatccacgtggcccacacacaaacacaactcaacaaactgtggaaacccaaacagaagaacatttctctaattttcaacttaatcctgtagtgcaacaaacacatatacagtgtccatgttcttctatggtaactgatgtacaaattaggccaacagttgtcccacaccaaacaggtacattaatgacacaaaggccatctcaacagccaacatttgtcccacaaataccccaacaaacaccaatgcaaacctttttgaactatcctagtattgttagtaatgttcatagactacctcaaatgtttcaacaaccaacatcctaccatgttcctaataatccacaacagtactttcaacaacagacttacccaactaacttcacatacacacatactcagcctcttccaacacatcaatatgtaccacctacacttggtctaccatctgctcaaacaactgcctcattatttgttccaagtacaacaactgttactagtggaaacactgatcagtcactcactacaacatctactgttgtgcagcaaacatattctgtagatgtcaatgtaatggagcctacacaggaaaacatcactagcctagaggatttagttgaatcataa